The DNA sequence GGCGGTGTTCGGGCCACCCTCGGCCATGGCGGCCAGCGGCTCGAGCCAAGCCCGGCAGCCCAGGGCGGCGGCCAGCGGACCGACCTCCTCCAGCGTTCGCTGCAGGAAGGTACGCATACCGATTGCCTTGCCGAGGAAGGGATCCTCGATGATCGCACGCAACCCGGCTTGCGCCGCTTGCTCCTCATTGCGCCGGGCGCGCGCCAGGTCCTCCGCTTCATAGCGGAAGGCGCGGGCATAGGTCGGATCGCCGTAGCTGCGCAGCAGCAGCAGTTCCTTGAAGGCCAGATTGGCGATGTCGACCTCGAGCGGGTGACCGCCTTCGTCGGTGCGAATCTCAACTCGGGCCATGGGCAGGTCGATGCGGGCCAGAAGATTCTCGATGACGACCTGGCGGGCCATGTCCTCGACCGCCGGGGTCTCGCCCTCGGCATACAGTCCCTGGTGGTACAGGGTCTCGAGTTGTGTGGCGCTGAGCGTGATCAGCCGTTCGACTGGCTCGGCGAAGGAACGAGCGCGCACGGCGGTCCAATTGTTGTTGCCGAACCGAACGCCTCGTCGGACCAGGTCGTGGGACAGTCGAACATAATCGGCATGGGATCGATACAGACCGGGCAGATCCACCGCCTCGGGCGCCGGAAAGGTCAGTGTTCGCACCGAGTCGAAATCCGTCAGCACGACGACCGGCTCGCCCTGGCGGACCTCCGCCCGAAGCGGTGTGCTAGCGCTGGTGGCGATGAACAAGGCGGCGAATGCGCGTAGCAGGCGCGTGGCTTCGACGTAGACGCGGTTCTTGTATGTGTCCAGGTGACCGCCGGCGCGTTCCGAGGCGCCGAGGTGCATGAAATCCCAGGCGAGCAGAGGCTCCGGCAATGAGAGGTTGGTGTGAATGCCGGCGGTCGCCAGGCTGGAACCGTATAGATCGACGCAACGCTCAAGATAGCGGCGCTTTGCGAGATTCCAGCCTCCAGGGATCGACTCGTGATCGACGCTGACGGGTTGGAGCAAGTTTCCGTGGAAGGCATGCAGGCCCTCACCGAACTGACTCCCAGCGCGGGCCAGGGCATTCCGCTGACACGCCTCAAGCAATCGCCCTTCGTAAATGGTCAGGAGCGGCGAGAAATGAGGGCGAGTCGTCCACTCAAGCATCCAGTGGAAGACCTCGAGCTGGGTGTGTTCGGCCAGCCATTCTGGCAGGAAGTCCTCGCGCAGCACGTCGGCGAAGGAGCGCCTGCCTGGGCCGGCGCCCACGGTCTGCAAAGGGAGCAGGCGCGCATCCAGTAGGTTCCACTCCAACTCGAGCCCGGTGGTGCCGCCGTGCGGCGTCTCCTTGAGGGCGGTCTCTCTCGCCAGCAGCACTCGATCGGCAAACCGAACAAGATCACTCGTGGACCAGGGCATGCAGACCCTCCAACAGCCGCCGCGCCGCGCCCAGCGTTTTCTCGACCGGGGTAGCATAAGAGAACCGGATCCAATCGCCGCCGGCGGGCGAGAAGAAAGCCCCGGGCACAACCGCCACCCCGTGTTCCTCGGCCAGGTAGGCGCCCAGCGGTTCGCTGTCCGACCAACCCTTCTGACGCAGCCACCCGCCCACGTCCACAAAGGCGTAGTAGCCCTGGCCGAGGATGGCACGCAACCCGTTCTGTTCAACGAAGGTCCGCAGTGCAGCTCGGCTGACGTTGGTTGGCTCGACGATGCCGCGTGTCGCCTCGGCGTAGCCCATTTCGTAGGCTGCCATCGCCACAGCCATCGAATGGAATGGGGGAATGACGCCGTGCGAGGCGCGGGCGACAATATGGCGGACAACCGACTCGGAGGCGATCAGATGGCAGTTGCGGATGTTGGAGGCCCCGAGCGACTTGGTGATGCCATCGAGAAACATCAGCCGTGGTCGCTCGTCAGCGGCGAAGGAGAGGTAGAACCGACTGAGGTCCATGGGGACTTGGTCGGTCACGTAGTGATACATCCAGTCGTAGAGGACAAAAGCTGCACCCAGCCGCAGGGCGGCTTGTCCCAGGGCGATCTGGCGCTCGGCCGTGAGCGTGTTTCCGGTGGGGTTGTCGGGAGAGGTGACAATCACCCCGGCGATCTTTCGTCCGAGTCGGGCAGCGAACTCGGCGCAGGCTGCCAAGGAGTCCTCGCTGAATGCCCAGCCGTCCTCGGGCCGCCCCGGCGCGAGCAGCACGTTGGCGCCGACGCCATACGGCCCCCAGCTGTACGAGATCCATGGCACGCGGCTAACCACAATCAAGTCCCCCGTTCGCCCGTGCCCCAATGCAAGCATGGCCTCATAGGCCTTGACCAGCGCGTCCCGCCCGCCAACCGTGGCCAGCACATTCCCAGGACCCAGGCCCGTGGCCGGGCTGGCTTGCCAGTAGGGCTCGAGCACGGCTCGGCGAAACGCGTCGCAGCCGTAAGGCATGTCGTAGGCACTGCCGTGTTGGCGCTGCAAGGCTGCAGCGCGATCGAGGATCACCTCGGGCACACCGGGAAGACTGGCGCCGCCATCCCCCTGCGAAGCGTCGAACGTGGCTCCGCCCGGATGACGATCGGCGAACACCGATAGTCTCTTGTTGATCAAGAACATGCGCGACGGTGGGATCGGCACCAACCGCCGCAAATGACCGCCGACGGGCACGAGTTGCTCCTCAGGAACGACGGTTTGGGGCGTGCTCTCGCTAGCAGTCATCTAGAATCTCCGCAACGGGATCTCGACATGAAAGCGGCCCCAACCGGTGGTTGGGGCCGCTTGACTTGGACGACCGGCGCTACGGGCGTGCCACCCCACAC is a window from the Anaerolineales bacterium genome containing:
- a CDS encoding pyridoxal phosphate-dependent aminotransferase; amino-acid sequence: MTASESTPQTVVPEEQLVPVGGHLRRLVPIPPSRMFLINKRLSVFADRHPGGATFDASQGDGGASLPGVPEVILDRAAALQRQHGSAYDMPYGCDAFRRAVLEPYWQASPATGLGPGNVLATVGGRDALVKAYEAMLALGHGRTGDLIVVSRVPWISYSWGPYGVGANVLLAPGRPEDGWAFSEDSLAACAEFAARLGRKIAGVIVTSPDNPTGNTLTAERQIALGQAALRLGAAFVLYDWMYHYVTDQVPMDLSRFYLSFAADERPRLMFLDGITKSLGASNIRNCHLIASESVVRHIVARASHGVIPPFHSMAVAMAAYEMGYAEATRGIVEPTNVSRAALRTFVEQNGLRAILGQGYYAFVDVGGWLRQKGWSDSEPLGAYLAEEHGVAVVPGAFFSPAGGDWIRFSYATPVEKTLGAARRLLEGLHALVHE